Proteins from one Juglans microcarpa x Juglans regia isolate MS1-56 chromosome 1S, Jm3101_v1.0, whole genome shotgun sequence genomic window:
- the LOC121247144 gene encoding uncharacterized protein LOC121247144 yields the protein MDLWHKFLFPHHPVKPPKTGAGLLKLHNDVQSCEYQDVHVMWEMLRKSESGQPRGRQCHPKRKQRPFWRLFLWSNNHNAASSLSADQAN from the exons ATGGATTTGTGGCACAAGTTTCTTTTCCCTCATCATCCTGTCAAGCCTCCCAAAACTG GTGCTGGGCTTTTGAAGCTTCACAATGATGTACAAAGCTGTGAATATCAGGATGTCCATGTGATGTGGGAAATGCTGAGGAAATCAGAATCAGGGCAGCCAAGAGGTCGCCAATGCCATCCCAAGCGCAAGCAAAGGCCCTTTTGGAGGCTCTTTCTGTGGTCTAATAACCATAATGCAGCCTCATCCTTGTCTGCAGATCAAGCTAATTAA
- the LOC121245764 gene encoding mitogen-activated protein kinase kinase kinase 20-like, which yields MKRKAEESNCCHGGSWVRGPLIGKGSFGSVFLATSKKPRSRFACFPSSMAVKSAEVSVSCSLQKEKEVLDNVRGCPYIIGCFGEETTTQENGEMVYNLLLEYASGGTLADSIEKSDGFRLPESDVKRYTRSILKGLIHIHDCGYVHCDIKPENVLLVPNATAGGGNFVAKIGDLGLAKRSSAQRKKKRKLDLNLYLRGTPLYISPETVMESMQEPPSDIWALGCVVCKMLTGKSPWDGAEEMNTEDLLRLIGDEHELPKIPTGISEEARDFLKACLVRKPMYRFTAEMLMDHQFLAGVGDHDHEVKDEALLAVRDEKLVSTPTDSELTDSSVSGDWLLSDDSSYCSSWPEEDEDLEVQCHGRSDKNESFASSLNCLASTVPSTVPIGALAMAKQIVV from the coding sequence atgaagagaaaggcAGAGGAGAGTAATTGCTGTCATGGAGGAAGTTGGGTGAGAGGGCCACTGATCGGTAAAGGAAGTTTTGGGTCCGTGTTTCTTGCCACTTCAAAGAAACCGAGATCACGGTTTGCTTGTTTCCCGTCCTCCATGGCTGTGAAATCCGCAGAGGTATCCGTTTCATGTTCGCTTCAGAAGGAGAAAGAGGTTCTAGACAACGTTAGAGGCTGCCCATATATCATTGGCTGCTTTGGGGAAGAGACTACTACCCAAGAAAACGGTGAGATGGTTTACAATTTGTTATTGGAGTATGCTTCTGGAGGAACCCTAGCAGATTCAATCGAGAAATCCGATGGTTTTCGGTTGCCCGAATCCGATGTTAAGCGCTATACAAGGTCGATTCTCAAAGGGCTTATTCACATTCATGACTGCGGTTACGTACACTGCGATATAAAGCCCGAGAATGTTCTACTCGTGCCCAATGCTACTGCTGGTGGTGGTAATTTTGTGGCAAAGATTGGGGATTTGGGGTTAGCGAAGAGGTCGTCCGcacagagaaagaagaagaggaagttgGACTTGAATCTTTACTTGAGAGGCACGCCACTTTATATATCACCTGAAACGGTGATGGAGAGTATGCAGGAGCCTCCATCCGACATCTGGGCTCTGGGGTGTGTCGTTTGTAAGATGCTTACTGGGAAATCCCCTTGGGATGGGGCGGAAGAGATGAACACGGAGGATCTTTTGCGTTTGATAGGTGATGAGCATGAATTGCCTAAAATTCCAACTGGGATTTCTGAGGAAGCAAGGGATTTCTTGAAGGCGTGTCTTGTGAGGAAACCCATGTATAGATTCACGGCTGAGATGTTAATGGATCATCAGTTTCTGGCTGGTGTGGGCGACCATGATCATGAAGTGAAGGATGAAGCATTGCTGGCTGTTCGGGATGAAAAACTAGTGTCTACTCCGACTGATTCTGAGCTTACTGATTCATCTGTTTCGGGTGATTGGCTCTTGTCCGATGACTCTTCGTACTGCAGTTCTTGGCccgaagaagatgaagacttgGAAGTGCAATGCCATGGAAGATCTGATAAAAATGAGTCTTTTGCAAGTTCTTTGAACTGCCTCGCTTCAACCGTACCTTCAACCGTACCTATTGGAGCTTTAGCAATGGCTAAACAAATAGTTGTGtga